A part of Magnetospirillum sp. genomic DNA contains:
- a CDS encoding ABC-F family ATP-binding cassette domain-containing protein — MIRLDNISKQNGQQLLFIEASAALLRGEKIGLVGPNGAGKTTIFRMIAGREQPDEGQVSTDRGISIGYFSQDVGEMSGRSAVAEVMDGAGAVSAVAAELKALEARMADPDAEDFEQVLERFGEVQARFEELGGYALESRARETLAGLSFSQEMMDGDVGALSGGWKMRVALARILLMRPDVMLLDEPSNHLDLESLIWLEAFLKGYEGALMLTSHDREFMNRIVDKVVEIDGGTLTTYSGNYEFYEMQRAQNEKQQQAQFERQQAMLAKEIKFIERFKARASHAAQVQSRVKKLEKIDRVEPPKRRQTVAFEFMAAPRSGDDVVVLRNVHKRYGNRTIYEALDYTIRRRERCCVLGVNGAGKSTLLKLVAGTTKPDTGSVALGGSVKMGYFAQHAMDLLDGDRTVFESLEGSFPRAGQGSLRTLAGCFGFSGDEVEKKCRVLSGGEKARLVMAQMLYDPPNFLVLDEPTNHLDMATKEMLIAALANYEGTMLFVSHDRRFLAALSNRVLELTPEGIHRYDGGYTEYVARTGQEAPGLH; from the coding sequence ATGATTCGTCTCGACAACATCAGCAAGCAGAACGGCCAGCAGCTTCTCTTCATCGAAGCGTCGGCAGCCCTCCTCAGGGGCGAGAAAATCGGTCTCGTCGGTCCCAACGGGGCCGGCAAGACGACAATCTTCCGCATGATCGCGGGGCGCGAGCAACCCGACGAAGGCCAAGTATCGACCGATCGCGGCATCTCAATCGGCTATTTCAGCCAGGACGTGGGCGAAATGTCCGGCCGCAGTGCCGTGGCCGAGGTGATGGACGGTGCCGGTGCGGTGAGCGCGGTCGCGGCGGAATTGAAAGCGCTCGAGGCCCGCATGGCGGATCCCGACGCCGAAGATTTCGAGCAGGTCCTCGAACGCTTCGGGGAAGTGCAGGCGCGCTTCGAAGAGCTTGGCGGCTACGCGCTCGAGAGCCGGGCGCGCGAAACGCTGGCCGGCCTCAGCTTCAGCCAGGAGATGATGGACGGCGACGTCGGCGCATTGTCGGGCGGCTGGAAAATGCGCGTGGCGCTGGCCCGCATCCTGCTGATGCGCCCCGACGTGATGCTGCTCGACGAGCCCAGCAACCACCTCGATCTTGAAAGCCTCATCTGGCTCGAAGCCTTCCTCAAGGGCTACGAGGGCGCGTTGATGCTGACTTCGCACGACCGAGAATTCATGAACCGCATCGTCGACAAAGTGGTCGAGATCGACGGCGGCACGCTGACGACCTATTCGGGCAACTACGAATTCTACGAGATGCAGCGAGCGCAGAACGAGAAGCAGCAACAAGCGCAGTTCGAGCGCCAGCAGGCCATGCTCGCCAAGGAAATCAAGTTCATCGAACGCTTCAAAGCGCGCGCGTCGCACGCCGCCCAGGTGCAGAGTCGCGTCAAAAAGCTCGAGAAGATCGATCGCGTCGAACCGCCCAAGCGGCGCCAGACGGTCGCGTTCGAATTCATGGCGGCACCGCGATCGGGTGACGACGTGGTCGTGCTGCGGAACGTTCACAAGCGCTACGGCAACCGGACCATCTACGAAGCGCTCGATTACACGATCCGCCGCCGCGAGCGCTGTTGCGTGCTCGGCGTCAACGGGGCGGGCAAATCGACGCTGCTAAAGCTGGTCGCGGGCACGACAAAACCCGACACCGGAAGCGTGGCGCTCGGCGGCAGTGTCAAGATGGGCTATTTCGCCCAACATGCGATGGATCTTCTCGACGGCGACCGCACGGTCTTCGAATCGCTGGAAGGCTCGTTTCCGCGCGCAGGCCAAGGATCGCTGCGCACGCTGGCAGGCTGCTTCGGCTTTTCCGGGGACGAGGTGGAAAAGAAATGCCGCGTTCTCTCGGGCGGCGAAAAGGCGCGCCTGGTCATGGCGCAGATGCTCTACGATCCGCCGAACTTCCTCGTGCTCGACGAGCCGACGAACCATCTCGACATGGCAACTAAGGAGATGCTGATCGCCGCTCTCGCGAACTACGAGGGCACGATGCTGTTCGTCTCGCACGACCGGCGGTTCCTCGCGGCACTCTCCAATCGGGTGCTCGAACTCACCCCCGAAGGCATCCACCGCTACGACGGCGGCTACACCGAGTACGTCGCACGCACCGGCCAGGAAGCGCCCGGCCTGCACTGA